Proteins co-encoded in one Papaver somniferum cultivar HN1 chromosome 5, ASM357369v1, whole genome shotgun sequence genomic window:
- the LOC113284115 gene encoding protein FAR-RED IMPAIRED RESPONSE 1-like yields MELEFHGGETVVATESSAGGDSIVCEGDANQEPCEGMVFDSPDAAKAFYDEYARRIGFVTRIVSSRRSERDGSIISRRLACNKEGFNLNSRKIGRVRIRNRESKREGCMAMLLVKREKVGKWIVTKFVKDHSHPLVISTGVKERPTPDEKDKRIQELSSELNRANRRLAACREQLQTFMKLVEDHTQRLSGTVNEVVQNIREIESEDQKPQVGEVPPFPNPYPNQPFQS; encoded by the exons a TGGAATTGGAGTTTCATGGTGGTGAGACAGTGGTTGCGACAGAGAGTTCAGCCGGAGGGGATTCTATTGTTTGTGAAGGCGATGCAAATCAAGAGCCATGTGAGGGTATGGTGTTTGATTCGCCGGATGCGGCTAAAGCTTTTTATGATGAGTATGCTAGACGGATAGGGTTTGTAACGCGCATTGTTTCATCCCGACGTTCTGAGCGTGATGGTTCGATTATATCTCGGCGGCTTGCTTGCAATAAGGAGGGGTTTAATCTTAATAGTCGGAAAATTGGGAGAGTGAGGATTAGGAATAGGGAGAGTAAGCGAGAAGGTTGCATGGCGATGCTTCTGGTGAAGAGAGAAAAGGTGGGGAAATGGATTGTTACTAAGTTCGTAAAAGACCACAGTCATCCACTGGTTATCAGTACTGGTGTCAAGGAACGTCCAACTCCG GACGAGAAAGACAAGAGAATTCAAGAGCTTTCTTCTGAATTAAATAGAGCAAATCGAAGGTTAGCAGCTTGTCGAGAGCAGCTACAAACATTCATGAAACTCGTGGAGGACCACACCCAGCGTCTGTCAGGTACAGTCAATGAAGTTGTTCAAAACATCAGAGAAATCGAATCTGAAGACCAAAAACCACAAGTGGGAGAAGTTCCACCGTTTCCGAACCCATATCCTAACCAGCCCTTTCAAAGTTAA
- the LOC113284114 gene encoding uncharacterized protein LOC113284114 produces the protein MDWFSWLSKSNLESSLVYEYGLVFAQNELEEEDITYFNHEFLQSMGISIAKHRLEIIKLAKKEKRIGKNPNAISVVKIANMFKKAKKFVVKYIQTIAHGDQNPAAIVAVPPRPSSYGSGWRRAMLLKRSRTTTNTCNNHSNRLMMLKQGRSPSLMLTHGIMSPNVATAAYPFSRSTGASPSTAAYRYPVSTGASPSVFYDVRSEDMHQEVNDGDDDDDAYWASATSFQEIKWDSMFQGLKPT, from the coding sequence atggaCTGGTTTTCATGGTTATCAAAATCCAACTTGGAGTCATCACTCGTTTACGAATACGGACTAGTATTCGCGCAGAACGAGCTCGAAGAAGAAGACATAACTTACTTCAACCATGAATTTCTTCAGAGTATGGGGATTTCCATTGCGAAACACCGGCTCGAGATAATCAAACTCGCAAAGAAAGAAAAACGTATTGGAAAGAACCCAAATGCTATTTCAGTTGTGAAGATAGCTAATATGTTCAAGAAGGCGAAGAAGTTCGTGGTCAAGTATATTCAAACAATAGCTCACGGTGATCAGAATCCGGCAGCAATTGTCGCCGTGCCGCCTAGACCTAGTAGTTACGGTTCAGGATGGAGAAGAGCTATGTTACTGAAGAGAAGCCGCACTACTACTAATACTTGCAATAATCACAGTAACAGGTTGATGATGCTGAAACAGGGAAGGTCTCCATCTTTGATGCTCACACATGGGATTATGAGTCCGAATGTTGCAACAGCTGCATATCCGTTTTCTCGCAGTACCGGAGCAAGTCCTTCAACAGCTGCATATCGATATCCTGTCAGCACTGGAGCAAGTCCTTCGGTGTTTTACGACGTGCGCAGTGAAGATATGCACCAGGAAGTTAATGAcggcgatgatgatgatgatgcctaTTGGGCATCTGCCACTAGCTTTCAAGAGATCAAATGGGATTCAATGTTTCAGGGATTAAAACCCACATGA